Part of the Microbacterium sp. Clip185 genome is shown below.
GGTCGCGCGGGCGGCGGGTGTGTATTACGTCGTCGTGACGGATGACGAGGGGGTGCGCATCACGCATCCGCTCGCCTCCGAACGCGGGGTGCAGGTCTCGACCACCAACGCCTCGGTGCTCGCGGGCAGGCCCTTCCTCGGCACCGAGACGGGACCGTCGGGGCCGTCGCTGCGGGCGAAGGTGCCGGTCGTCGACGGCGATCGCGTGGTGGGTATGGTCGCGGTGGGGGTGCTCGAATCGGACATCGCCGCCGAACGCGAGCAGGCGCTGGGCGCACTGCTGCCCTGGGCGGTCGGAGCGCTCATCGTGGCGACGCTCGCCAGCTCCGCGCTCACGGCGGCGGTCGAGCGTCGCTTCCGCCGCCTCGACGAGCTCGCCCTCGCGCACGAGCAGATGGGGCGGACGACCGCGGCGCTGCGCGAGCAGTCGCACGAGTTCACGACACGCCTGCACGTCGTGCACGGCCTCGTCTCCCGGGGAGACGCGGACGAGGCGCTCTCCTACATCGAGGATCTCGTGCCCGTCTCGGGCGCGGCGCACGACGAGCCGGATGCGGGAATGCCGCTGCGCGATGCCACCATCCACGCCGTGCGCTCCGACGTGCTCGCCCACGGAGCACAGGTCGAGTTCGACATCGCCGTCGCGCGCGACATCGACGACGAGGTCGTCACCGTGCTCACCAACCTCTGCCGCAATGCCGCGGAGGCGGGAGCGACCCGCATCCGCTGCATCCTGCGCGAACGCGGCGACCTGCTCATCGGAGCTGTCGACGACGACGGGCCGGGTGTGGATCCGCGCCAGGCGACGCGGATCTTCGCTCTCGGGTTCTCCTCGAAGCCGGATGCCTCGGGCAGTGGACGGGGCATCGGACTCGATCTGGTGCGCCGGCTCGTCACCGCCCGCGCAGGCACGATCGAGGTGGGCGCCTCGGCGCTCGGCGGC
Proteins encoded:
- a CDS encoding ATP-binding protein produces the protein MAFGHRQRAVRLAMLVLPSIVTLAALGVTTAVALALQETRIREATAERVQEVATSLAALSEVRQTVASVSDAGAPGDLADAADLADATETLQPIAELVARAAGVYYVVVTDDEGVRITHPLASERGVQVSTTNASVLAGRPFLGTETGPSGPSLRAKVPVVDGDRVVGMVAVGVLESDIAAEREQALGALLPWAVGALIVATLASSALTAAVERRFRRLDELALAHEQMGRTTAALREQSHEFTTRLHVVHGLVSRGDADEALSYIEDLVPVSGAAHDEPDAGMPLRDATIHAVRSDVLAHGAQVEFDIAVARDIDDEVVTVLTNLCRNAAEAGATRIRCILRERGDLLIGAVDDDGPGVDPRQATRIFALGFSSKPDASGSGRGIGLDLVRRLVTARAGTIEVGASALGGARFSFEMARHP